Below is a genomic region from candidate division KSB1 bacterium.
TACGTCATGGAACAAGACATTGCGCAAATCGCCTCCTGGGGGTTCAACTCAGTACGACTGCCCTTCAATTATCGGCTTCTGACTCCAGAGGATCAACCGGGAGTCTATTTGGAAGAGGGATTTCAAATTATTGATCGGCTGCTGAGCTGGTGCGAAAAATACGGGATCTACTTGATTTTGGACATGCACTGCGCGCCTGGCGGACAGAATAAGGACAATATCAGCGATTCCGATGGGATCGAAGCGCGACTTTGGACCGATCCAGCCAATCAGGAACGCACCATAGCGATCTGGCGCAAAATTGCCGAGCGCTATACCACAGCACAATGGATCGCTGGATATGATCTGCTGAATGAACCAGTTATACCAGGGGGTTATACCAATAATGATCTTCGTTCGCTCTATATTCGGATCGCACGGGCGATTCGTGAAGTGGACAATAATCATATTCTTTTCATTGAAGGAAATTGGTACGCCACAGATTTTAATTTGCTCACCCCACCTTTCGATGTCAATATGGTTTATAGCTTCCACAAATATTGGAATGAAAATACACAAACTTCAATCCAAAAATACCTGAATATCCGCAATCAAACGAATTGCCCGCTGTGGTTGGGCGAGTCAGGCGAAAACTCCAACACCTGGTTCTACGATTGCATCGAATTGATGGAACAAAATAACATTGGCTGGAACTGGTGGACTCATAAGAAGATCGAAACTACTACCAGTCCTTACTCTGTCCCAATTTCGCCGAATTATCAGCGTTTGATCGATTATTGGAATGGGAAAATGGAAAAGCCATCATCTCAGTTTGCCATGACTGCGTTGTTGGAAATGGCCGACTGGTTGAAGTTAGAAAATTGCGAATTTCATCCCGATGTTCTCGATGCCTTACTCCGATCCGATTTCGGGCGACAGCCAATACCATTCAAAAATCATGTCCTGCCGGATACGATTTTTTGCGTTGATTATGATATGGGTCGAGAGTCGATTGCGTATCACGATGCAGATTATCAAGTGACTCACGGCCTGGGAAGCGAGGAATATAATCGCGGTCGAAATTATCGCAACGACGGAGTGGATATTGAATCAAGCGACGATCCGCAGGGAGCGAAATTTAGCGTGGGATGGACAGAACCTGGAGAATGGCTTTTGTTCACATTAACCATCAACGATTCCGGCAGCTATAGGATATCATTGCGAGTAGCTTCGTCACAAGAAAGTGGGAGACTCCAGCTTCTGTTGGACAATCGCCCACTCACTGATGCGATTCCAATCCCCAAGACTGGTGGCTGGAAAAACTGGCAAACATTGACCCTACGAGAAAGTTATCCCCTGCCATCAGGAACCCATCGGTTGAAAGTGCTTTGTATTGAAGCGGGCTTCAATATCAATTACATTTTATTCAACCTTGAAGCTTGGACGCCCCCCGAGGGTCGACATTTTGATCCAATTTCAAATAAAATTTATTGGGCGCAAAATTATCCCAATCCCTTTCAGCAATCGACTACCATACCAATTATGTTTCTGGATCAACAAACAATCAGTTTAAAAATTTTTAATCTGAACGGCGCAATTGTGAAAAATCTGTTCAACGGTCCCGTGTCACCCGGCTACCAAACGTTCATCT
It encodes:
- a CDS encoding cellulase family glycosylhydrolase; the encoded protein is MKSSKLTILALFWLLLLSRNSDAFLKTQGREIVDSYGQKVLLRGFGLGGWLVQEGYQLHIPGFGSPSSIRKQIVDLVGAANAEQFYQRYIENYVMEQDIAQIASWGFNSVRLPFNYRLLTPEDQPGVYLEEGFQIIDRLLSWCEKYGIYLILDMHCAPGGQNKDNISDSDGIEARLWTDPANQERTIAIWRKIAERYTTAQWIAGYDLLNEPVIPGGYTNNDLRSLYIRIARAIREVDNNHILFIEGNWYATDFNLLTPPFDVNMVYSFHKYWNENTQTSIQKYLNIRNQTNCPLWLGESGENSNTWFYDCIELMEQNNIGWNWWTHKKIETTTSPYSVPISPNYQRLIDYWNGKMEKPSSQFAMTALLEMADWLKLENCEFHPDVLDALLRSDFGRQPIPFKNHVLPDTIFCVDYDMGRESIAYHDADYQVTHGLGSEEYNRGRNYRNDGVDIESSDDPQGAKFSVGWTEPGEWLLFTLTINDSGSYRISLRVASSQESGRLQLLLDNRPLTDAIPIPKTGGWKNWQTLTLRESYPLPSGTHRLKVLCIEAGFNINYILFNLEAWTPPEGRHFDPISNKIYWAQNYPNPFQQSTTIPIMFLDQQTISLKIFNLNGAIVKNLFNGPVSPGYQTFIWNGTNSQDQAVAPGLYFCQLHTNGVQKTRPIILLR